From the genome of Candidatus Bathyarchaeota archaeon, one region includes:
- a CDS encoding stage II sporulation protein M: MRIPIKPIVLYIFIIGLLSGFAIGILFPFIGKSYFNLYFMDVKIYAGEFSERFGMWGNIISILSRNLALTSILILGPYIIANSYIRKYKDPKKSLFLFTICSIFTYGFFPYGLFLGNLHTSLNKELFFKWILYFIPHGIIETIIVLWAGSTAIYVEELFVSRKGHNLVTIYYILKRLFFASAYLLIATIIEIIISPISI, translated from the coding sequence ATGAGGATACCAATAAAACCAATCGTCTTATATATATTCATTATTGGGTTGCTTTCCGGATTCGCTATAGGAATTTTATTTCCATTTATCGGTAAATCATATTTTAATCTATATTTTATGGATGTCAAGATTTATGCGGGCGAATTCAGTGAAAGATTTGGAATGTGGGGCAATATCATTTCCATACTTTCAAGAAATCTAGCTTTGACTTCTATTCTTATTCTTGGGCCGTATATTATTGCAAACTCCTATATTAGAAAATATAAAGATCCAAAAAAATCACTTTTTTTATTCACTATTTGCTCAATTTTTACTTATGGATTCTTTCCGTATGGATTGTTCTTAGGGAATTTGCACACATCCTTGAACAAAGAGTTATTCTTTAAATGGATTTTATATTTTATACCGCATGGTATTATAGAAACGATTATTGTTTTATGGGCTGGTTCAACTGCAATATATGTGGAGGAATTATTTGTCAGTAGAAAAGGTCATAACCTTGTCACAATTTACTATATTCTTAAGAGACTATTTTTCGCTAGTGCCTATTTACTGATTGCAACGATTATTGAAATAATCATTTCACCCATCTCTATATGA